The nucleotide sequence tacagagaagggcaaccaagatgataaaggggatggaacaattcctctgtgaagaaaggctaaagaggttatgaatggaatgagtaaatgttaaaaCAGTTGTTTACGCTTTCCAAGAAAAAAGACCAGGGGtgccacaatgaagttactgggtaatacatttaaaactaataagagaaaatatttttttactcaacacataattaagttctggaattcaatgatgtaagaacataagaacatgccatactgggtcagaccaagggtccatcaagcccagcatcctgtttccaacagtggccaatccaggccataagaacctggcaagtaccaaaaattaagtctattccatgttactgttgctagaaaaggcagtggctattttctaagtcaacttaattaatagcaggtaatggacttctcctccaagaacttatccaatcctttttaaacacagctatactaactgcagtaaccacatcctctggcaacaaattccagagtttaattgtgcgttgagtgaaaaagaactttctccgattagttttaaatgccagatgctgtggtgaaagctattagtgtagctgtgtttaaaaaatgtttggacaagttcctggaggaaaactccataaaccattattaagatggaggtgcagaaatccactgcttatctctgggataagcagctcgGAGTCCTTCtacccttgggatcttgccaggtgcttgtgacctggattggccattgttggaaacaggatactgggcttgacggacctttgcgctgacccagtatggcaagtcttatgttctccaccaggggcggattggcctatcgggggatcgggcatccccggtgggccggttgctctagtcacgtggtctgcagagcgcgcctgtgacagagccgcgctcggcagaccacgtggtatctcctgggccggcctgggcagcgaatctccaggccggtcttcatcgggaatccgctgcTGTTCTCCACTCTCCTTAAAGGGCCGTTGATGGCTGGAAATAATCCCCTTACTCTCCTAGAGCAGTCCCCCTACATGGGCATTAAACCTTCTCTTTCTCAGAGCAGCCCCTACGTGGCATGAATGTCACCTCCCCCTGAACAGCCCCTCCCCATGCAGGATGAAGAGCATGAGGTCAGGCAGCATCATTTGACGGCATGGAGATAGTGGGCAGAAGCACCTGGGGATTGTTCTTGGCGCCAATAACCAGGGACCTCTTCAGAGCTCATGAGTATGGGATATTTGGTGCGGGTAGAGTGGGCTCCATCTATGGGAAGGGGGAGCGTTCTGCtcatggggtggggagggagaggagggagtgttaCTTTGAGCCTTTGACAGCCCTATAAGGATATTGGTGGAGTCAGAGATAAGGGTGCTGGCCTGCCTATGCTCTAAAAGCAATTAAGTACACTTGTTGAGGTAGAAATACTTTGGGGGCTTACTATATAGATCATGTGCTTAATGCAATGTGcttcaaacaatttttatattaTGAACTACTTTACAGCTCATAAACATTTTTAGCATGTtaaaccctttttttttgttttgcattatcAGTAATGCTTACGTGTGCATTAACGATTAAACTTGTGATGCTTAATATTCAATAGCATGCCTTAGTGTACATAGTAGGTTTTTAAAAGTAAAGCTTTGAATTAAAAATGGGCTGCTGgacggggtgggggagggcgagaCACAGGTCTGAATGGACCTGGAGCTGACAACACAGCTGCAGCAGAAGCCGAGGTGGAAATACTCACCTGCCCTGTCCTCTTCAGCAAGGCTGGAAGTGGTTTGCTGAGGAAGTAGGCTCCCGCGTGAAGGTCTCGCTGAGCGTTATAGGGGGGGATCACAGAGCCCAGCTTTGGCAGGGAACAGTTGTAGTCTTTGGCTATGCTCCCCATGGCCACACAGTCCAGAATGAAGCTTTTCTCCTGCACCCGCAACTCCTGCCGGGAAGGAGACGATGCAAAGCGACCTGAGTGGGACGCTTTGCTTTTGCTTTGAGACAGCATCGGCTTTCCTGTTCAGggccagaagaagaagaaaaagcaaaaaaaaaaaaaaaaaaaaaaggtgcggaAGGGCTGCTGCAATGCTTCCAGCGGCTCGCGGTCAGGTTTTCGACGGAGACTGAGCAAAGAGGCAACAGAAACCCGACGGGGGTTGCTATGGCCACCGCACACTAAGGAACCGACAGGCTGGCCCCATTAAAGGCCTGTCCTCTCCCTGGCACCAAAAGCCTTTTAAAACTGCTTTATTTCATTATAATCTTTGCTTTAACAAAGAAAAGGTGTCACAGGGCTTCCACGGGCAGGGCCAGGAAGACAACAAAGCTGCAAAGTCTTGATACAAAGGGTGGAGAGGTTTAAGTTTACTAGAAACTAGGtaacctttttttgggggggttaaaaAGGAAAGGTGCAGGAAGAATAGGCTCCACTGGAAGGGAACTGCTGAAGCTTGAAATGAAAATGTTACAGACGGGTTTTAAGCTAAAGTCCTAAGAGCAGTGCTGGCTTTAGGGTATGGGAAGCTGGGACGTTGCCTGGGGCGACATGCAAGGAGGGGCGTCACTGACCAGGGTCAGTACAGAGGAGTCATTAGTCAGGAACTTTTCCCCCCAAATCAGATTTTTAGTGTCCCAACTATTTTCAGTCATGCTGGACCTTAAAGGCACCAGGCTGCGGACCGGCATGTTGGAACATGAGAAGCGGGCTGCTGaagcctccctctcacacatctGGGTCTAGTTCCCTTCCACTCTAAGGACCCCAAATGAGTATCAGCCAACCCATCACATCATCCACTATgctctcctctgcccccctcccttcctcctgccATGCACCTCAGCATGTTCTTCCACAGACGGGCTCCAGCACTGCAAGCAGAAGCTGTGGCGAGTGCTTCTCAATaggttgcagcagcagcaaaaccaGGCAGTGAGGGAGTGTCTGAGGGTAAGCTCATTGACCATGGCCCCTGCTGACCTTTCCGGAGGGAGGTGGGGTTTATGAGAACATGCTAGCTCAGTCACTCccttcactgcctgcttctgcCTCCCTCACTGGTCCCAAGGATGTCCACAATGGTTTTTCAACTCTTAGGTTTGCCGACAGGTTTGCGACGGTGGCAGAGTAGGGAGATGGAGCCATCGGGTCTGTAGGAGAAAGGGATAATAGGGTGAATGGAGAGAAGGAACCTTCAGACCATAGGAGGGAAAAACGGGTAAGGGAGGTGGTGCCATGTGGCTCATGGTGTGTGAGGGACAAGAGGAGTACAGGAGCGGGCAGATGCTGTGATTGATTCCATTTGGCACCCTGGTCGCAACTTGAAACTACTACAAACGAACCCAGAGAAAAGCCTATGATCTCCCCACATTACTAAAGAGATCCCCAGTGGCAGGGCTAAATCTAAATGGCACGGAAATCAAATGCCTGCTGTATGCAGATGATCTGATTATTTCATCtatcatattaggagctaccacccaggaaaaagatctaggcatcatagtggataatacattgaaactgttgggtcagtgtgctgtggcagtcaaaaaaagcaaacagaatgttaggaattattgggaatgctgaataaaacagaaaatgtcataatgcctctgtatcgctccatggtgagaccgcaccttgagtactgtgtacaattctggtctccgcatctcaaaaaagatatagttacactagagaaggtacagagaagggcgactaaaatgataaaggggatggaatggctcccctatgaaaaaaggctaaagaggttagggctgttcagcttggagaagagagggctgagggggggatatgatagagatcgattaaatcatgagaggtctagaatgggtaaatgtgaatcagttatttacttttttggataacagaaggattagggggcacgctatgaagttagcaagtagcacatttaaaacaaatctgagaaaattctttttcactcaaagcacaattaagctctaaaaTGTGTTGCTATAGGATGTGGTTAAgatagttagtatagctgagtttaaaaaagatttggataaattcctggaggtgaagtccattaactgaaattaatcaatttgacttagggaatagtgactgctattactggcattcgAAGCATGGGCTCTACTTAttatttgggtacttaccaggttcttgtatcctggattggccattgttggaaacaggatgctgggcttaatggaacCTCattttgacccagtatggcatgttcttatgttcttatcccagaAGGTCTATAAGAGAATCCAACCTGCTAGAGACCTACAAGTAAACCTcgataaaacaaaaattatgatatttcagaaaaggcaaacaaaatctctaacacaaattcaaatttttcataaataaaaagAAGTTGAGCATACCCGACTATACATACTTGAAAATAAATGCATATGGGAATTTTAATTTAGCTATAAAGACACTACAAGGAAAATGCCTGAGATTCTTATATGCAACAAAGAAACCTCTGGAAAACGACAACCCCCCAGTAAagctactattaaaattatttgatattcAATTGTGAGGTTTGGTCCCCAAATTATACAAAATGGGACAGAAAGTTAATAGAAATCCTACACCTTTAGTTCTGCAAACAGATACTCCATGTCCACAAAAATACCTTAATAaggggtgcagagcagaattagcgTGCCTTCCCTTATTatacaccatacaaaaaataatatttaaattctGGTGTCCTCTCAATAACACAACTCAAACATCCTCCACTaccaggaaagaaatggagaataaaacagagaatataataatgcctctgtattgctccatgttgtgaccggaccttgaatactgtgtgcagttctggtcaccacatctctaaaaagaaatagtggaattagaaaacatacagaaaatgGTGACcgaaataataaaggggatgggataTTTCCTCTATGAGGTTAAGaatcttcagcttgaagaagagacaactgaggggaaatatatagaggtctataaaatagcgAAGGGAttggaatgggtaaacatgaatcagttgtttatgctttcaaaaaatataaagattaggggacatgcaatgaagttaccaggtgatacatttaagacaaataggagaaaatacttttttactcaacgcataattaaactctggaattcattgccggagaatgtagtaaaagctgttagtgtaactgggtttaaaaaaggattggacaactTCCTGAaagaaagtccataaaccattaagatggacttggagaaatccactgcttgtccctgggataagcaacatggaagcTATTGAACTTAGGATTCCTGGCAGGTACTTGTGTCCAGGACTGGGTAATGTTGGAAGcacaatgctgggcttgatggacctttagtctgacccagcatggtaaaaCTTACTTCACAGAGAACAAAAGAACGCAACACAAAAACCTGGAAAAATAAACACACTCAGTACATATGTAGCAGACCTGCCATATTAATCCAGTACTAACACCTGGAGCTCAAACAACTACAACCCGGCCTACAAAAAGAGGCAATTATTGCAGTgtgtcctagaaca is from Rhinatrema bivittatum chromosome 2, aRhiBiv1.1, whole genome shotgun sequence and encodes:
- the LOC115083715 gene encoding uncharacterized protein C17orf98-like; protein product: MLSQSKSKASHSGRFASSPSRQELRVQEKSFILDCVAMGSIAKDYNCSLPKLGSVIPPYNAQRDLHAGAYFLSKPLPALLKRTGQSNGGTSTYGELADRFQVKGAAALYLSTRNNAGAGHSEDYVRGHGLFLSTIKPFFGYNGNYGYRRNVPSLRKTPSTFGTLTNLPLH